The window TATCCGTCGGAAGGACAGGAGGCGGGAAGCAATGAACAGGGAGATGAAAGTCGGCCTTGTGGTCTTCTCGGCCATTGTCTTTCTGGGAGCCTTGGTCTTTGTCAGCGGGGGGGCTCGTTTCCGGCAACAGGGCTATTCCTTCGGTATTGTCTTTCCCGATGCCATGGGTCTGGATACGGGAGCCCCCATCCTGGTCTCGGGCGTTGAATCGGGAAAGGTCGTCGGCATAGAGCTGTTGAAGGAAGGGGTGCTGATAAGGGTAAATGTAAGGAGTCATGTCGTAGTGCCTCTCGACAGCCGTTTTATCATCGATACGGGTGGACTCTTGGGCGAACCGCGAGTCAAGGTCACGAGGGGAGCCTCCCTGGAGAACATCACCGAAGGTGACGCTGTTTCCGGGACTATCCCACCGTCTCTGGATGAAATAATGTCGGACATCAAGGCCAGCCTTGGCGGGGTCCAGTCCACCTTTTCCAATATAAATTCTTTCCTGGCGAAATTATCCGAAGCCGCCGGCCAATTCCAGGAGTTTTCCAGGGAAGCGCGCGACCAGGTTAAAAGAGCCGGAGATTCGCTGGCAGCGCTTACGGATAATATCGATGCCCTGGTCCAGGAGAACAGGAATACCCTCATGGTGTCCCTCGATAACCTTTCCATGCTCCTGGAAAACCTCAAAAGCGTCGTC of the Thermovirga sp. genome contains:
- a CDS encoding MCE family protein, whose protein sequence is MNREMKVGLVVFSAIVFLGALVFVSGGARFRQQGYSFGIVFPDAMGLDTGAPILVSGVESGKVVGIELLKEGVLIRVNVRSHVVVPLDSRFIIDTGGLLGEPRVKVTRGASLENITEGDAVSGTIPPSLDEIMSDIKASLGGVQSTFSNINSFLAKLSEAAGQFQEFSREARDQVKRAGDSLAALTDNIDALVQENRNTLMVSLDNLSMLLENLKSVVSQFDEGGTSGKDLRQMVVRIKEAAESLDTLSSKIEAALFDDRASAPSRIREVKEMVGKANRIISDIEDLAFEGNVGLYGGVSGSNESDLMGDISLWVKSRSRRMGFLIGADDIGGDSRVTAGLGFYGDRWGFWGGSVRGYPGAGLLLHPAGIQSPLSIAAQWWNENGGSWSLEGRFRFDESWGVFYRYLEKGGGGTGSVGVFYRF